In Paraburkholderia youngii, the genomic stretch AGTCTCGGCGCGTCCGGTTTGCAGGAAGCGGTCGTCGAGGCGTCGCGCAGCAAGCCGCTGATGGGCGTGTGCGTCGGCGAGCAGATGCTGTTCGACTGGAGCGCAGAGGGCGACACGCCGGGGCTGGGTCTGTTGCCCGGCAAGGTGGTGCGCTTCGAGCTCGAAGGCCGCCTGCAGGACGACGGCTCGCGCTTCAAGGTCCCGCAGATGGGCTGGAACCGCGTGCGTCAGGCGCAGCCGCATCCGCTGTGGGACGGCGTCGCCGACAACGCATTCTTCTACTTCGTGCACAGCTACTACGTGGTGCCGGACAACCCGACGCACACGTCGGGCGAGACGGTCTACGGCGTGCCCTTTACCTCGGCTGTAGCGCGGGATAACATTTTCGCCACCCAGTTTCACCCCGAAAAGAGCGCCGAGGCGGGTTTGCGCGTGTACCGCAACTTCGTGCACTGGAACCCGTGAACGCCTTTCTTTATCCCGTTGCCGCGCGTGCGTCGCGCGGTGCCGCGGTCCCGCATCCGACCGGCGCCCCACTGGAGCGCCGAAAGAGTTGTACTAAACTAGCGAGACGGTATTGCGGCGGGCTGATCCGCCAGCCGCTGCCGCCGACCTTCAATCCACTCCCAGATAACACCCGATTGCTATGCTGCTGATTCCCGCCATCGACCTGAAAGATGGTCAGTGTGTACGCCTCAAACAGGGCGATATGGACCAGGCGACGATTTTCTCCGAGGAACCGGCGGCAATGGCCCGACATTGGGTCGACCGCGGCGCGCGTCGTCTGCATCTCGTCGATCTGAATGGCGCGTTCGCCGGCAAGCCCAAGAACGGCGATGCAATCCGGGCGATCATCGACGAAGTGGGCGGTGAAATTCCGGTTCAGCTCGGCGGTGGCATCCGCGACCTGAACACGATCGAGCGCTATCTGGACGACGGTTTGTCCTACGTGATCATCGGCACCGCGGCGGTGAAGAACCCCGGCTTCCTGCAGGACGCGTGCACCGCGTTCGGCGGCCACATCATCGTCGGTCTCGACGCGAAAGACGGCAAGGTCGCCACCGACGGCTGGAGCAAGCTGACCGGTCACGAAGTGGCCGACCTCGCGCGCAAGTTCGAGGACTACGGCTGCGAGTCGATCATCTACACCGACATCGGCCGCGACGGCATGCTGCAAGGCATCAACATCGAAGCGACGGTGCGCCTTGCGCGCGCGGTCAAGATTCCGGTGATCGCGAGCGGCGGTCTGTCGAACCTCGCGGACATCGAATCGCTGTGCGAAGTCGAAGGCGAGGGCATCGAAGGCGTGATCTGCGGCCGCGCGATCTATTCGGGCGACCTCGACTTCGCGGCCGCGCAGACGCTCGCGGACAAGCTGCGCGAAGCGGACGACGCTTAAGCGCGGCGTCGGCCGCGCTTGCCGGGAAGCTTGCGCCGTGTGCCGGCGTGGCACTCACCTCGGCTTGCGGCACTCGCTCGACCGACGGCTTGCCGGGTAGCGCGCTTCGCACGATCACGCAACCGGAACCTCGGCGACCTGCGGCCAGCACTTCACTCGCGGCGCGACGCAACCGCTCGCGCCGGCACCGTGCCGCTTGCCCGCAAGCGAGCGGCCTCATCAGCGGTATTGGCAGAATTGCACGATCATGGCTCTAGCTAAACGCATCATCCCTTGTCTCGACGTCACCGCGGGCCGCGTGGTCAAGGGCGTCAACTTCGTCGAACTGCGCGACGCGGGCGACCCGGTCGAAATCGCGCGCCGTTACGACGATCAGGGCGCCGACGAACTGACGTTCCTCGATATCACCGCGACCTCGGATCAGCGCGACCTGATCCTGCCGATCATCGAGGCAGTCGCCTCGCAGGTGTTCATTCCGCTGACGGTCGGCGGCGGCGTGCGCGCGGTCGAAGACGTGCGGCGCCTGCTGAACGCGGGCGCGGACAAGATCAGCATGAACTCGTCGGCGGTCGCGAATCCGCAGCTCGTGAAGGACGCGACCGACAAATACGGCTCGCAATGCATCGTTGTCGCGATCGACGCGAAGCGCGTGTCTGCCGACGGC encodes the following:
- the hisH gene encoding imidazole glycerol phosphate synthase subunit HisH, with protein sequence MKTSIAIVDYGMGNLRSVAQALRKAAPEADVAIVDRPEAIRAADRVVLPGQGAMPDCMRSLGASGLQEAVVEASRSKPLMGVCVGEQMLFDWSAEGDTPGLGLLPGKVVRFELEGRLQDDGSRFKVPQMGWNRVRQAQPHPLWDGVADNAFFYFVHSYYVVPDNPTHTSGETVYGVPFTSAVARDNIFATQFHPEKSAEAGLRVYRNFVHWNP
- the hisA gene encoding 1-(5-phosphoribosyl)-5-[(5-phosphoribosylamino)methylideneamino]imidazole-4-carboxamide isomerase, which gives rise to MLLIPAIDLKDGQCVRLKQGDMDQATIFSEEPAAMARHWVDRGARRLHLVDLNGAFAGKPKNGDAIRAIIDEVGGEIPVQLGGGIRDLNTIERYLDDGLSYVIIGTAAVKNPGFLQDACTAFGGHIIVGLDAKDGKVATDGWSKLTGHEVADLARKFEDYGCESIIYTDIGRDGMLQGINIEATVRLARAVKIPVIASGGLSNLADIESLCEVEGEGIEGVICGRAIYSGDLDFAAAQTLADKLREADDA
- the hisF gene encoding imidazole glycerol phosphate synthase subunit HisF, yielding MALAKRIIPCLDVTAGRVVKGVNFVELRDAGDPVEIARRYDDQGADELTFLDITATSDQRDLILPIIEAVASQVFIPLTVGGGVRAVEDVRRLLNAGADKISMNSSAVANPQLVKDATDKYGSQCIVVAIDAKRVSADGETPRWEVFTHGGRKSTGLDAVEWARKMAELGAGEILLTSMDRDGTKSGFDLALTRAVSDAVPVSVIASGGVGNLQHLADGIKSGHADAVLAASIFHYGEHTVGEAKRFMADQGISVRL